The Spirosoma radiotolerans genome has a window encoding:
- a CDS encoding RagB/SusD family nutrient uptake outer membrane protein, with product MKKTLIPILLTGLMLTQSACNKEYLNPSSISQSQAVSSPDGLMTLCNGLQYRYTTGGALSVLYASTAGAGLTTREDFVLNAGNADEANLALGASNVNNINSVVRNLWTQSHLVRSNAELILANTGVVADAGTKSGIVGYASIFRALSLGTLGLFFEQSPVTTGNNVPFVPRAQVFKEAITTLETAATQVASTPISADFAGKIVTGIDIPNTIQALIARYALFSGDYDKALAAAAKVDLSKKSVFNFDDNTRNPLFEYTFGNLNVFQPTNASLGLTGALTPDAADKRIGFLTKASANPAVAPVIATAFYTANNAAVPVYLPGEVLLIQAEAYARKGDLANAVTSLNKVLTKTAAQDAFGLGAALPAYSGAQTADAILTEIYRNRQIELAYQGFRLEDSRRFNRPGPGATGAERNRNFFPYPLTERNNNTNTPADPAN from the coding sequence ATGAAAAAAACACTAATACCAATCCTCCTTACGGGTCTTATGCTCACGCAGAGCGCCTGCAATAAGGAATATTTGAACCCTAGCTCCATCAGTCAGTCACAGGCCGTTAGTTCGCCGGACGGATTGATGACGCTTTGCAACGGGCTGCAATACCGGTACACAACGGGTGGGGCGTTGAGCGTTTTGTATGCCAGCACCGCCGGTGCAGGCCTGACAACTCGGGAAGACTTCGTCTTAAATGCAGGGAATGCCGATGAAGCGAATCTGGCATTGGGTGCCAGCAACGTTAATAACATCAATAGTGTGGTTCGTAACCTTTGGACACAAAGCCACCTGGTACGCTCAAACGCCGAACTGATCCTGGCCAATACGGGTGTAGTGGCGGATGCCGGAACGAAAAGCGGCATTGTCGGGTATGCGTCGATCTTTCGGGCATTATCTCTGGGTACATTGGGCTTATTTTTCGAGCAGTCGCCGGTCACAACGGGAAATAACGTTCCATTTGTGCCCCGGGCGCAGGTCTTCAAAGAAGCGATCACTACACTGGAGACAGCAGCCACGCAGGTAGCCAGTACGCCCATTTCGGCTGACTTTGCGGGAAAAATCGTGACCGGTATTGATATTCCTAACACTATTCAGGCGTTGATTGCCCGGTATGCCCTGTTTTCGGGTGATTATGACAAAGCGCTGGCGGCAGCGGCCAAAGTTGATCTGAGTAAAAAATCGGTATTCAACTTTGATGACAACACCCGCAACCCGTTGTTCGAATACACCTTTGGTAACCTGAACGTGTTTCAGCCAACCAATGCCAGCCTTGGCCTAACGGGTGCTCTGACGCCCGATGCAGCCGACAAACGGATTGGTTTCTTAACCAAGGCAAGTGCTAATCCGGCGGTTGCGCCCGTAATTGCGACAGCATTTTATACGGCCAACAACGCAGCCGTCCCGGTTTATCTGCCCGGCGAGGTTTTGCTGATTCAGGCCGAAGCGTATGCGCGTAAAGGTGATCTGGCAAATGCAGTAACCTCGCTGAACAAGGTGCTAACGAAAACAGCGGCTCAGGATGCCTTTGGCTTGGGAGCCGCCTTACCCGCTTATTCGGGTGCCCAAACGGCCGACGCTATCCTGACGGAGATTTACCGGAATCGTCAGATTGAACTGGCTTATCAGGGCTTCCGTCTGGAAGACAGCCGCCGGTTCAATCGGCCGGGACCCGGCGCAACTGGCGCGGAACGGAACCGGAATTTCTTCCCGTATCCGCTAACGGAACGTAACAACAACACAAACACGCCCGCCGATCCAGCAAATTAA
- a CDS encoding McrB family protein: MTDIPQQALIERIRDIGHPEAVRRFFGLLKELIDIVNLPNGDARLAFTVRQEKTAIIANINYFQALRIQRPRRVGPRGAEVEYHLTVKKSCQDRLSSIEELVFEPLTEKSDYLAVIIGQSNVHLLYQPALRTCWEDCLLELVESSKRGPHSARHNTDVYRAAEDEAFLTELMRLADDPTLSDRFPNGLAVEEPEAEYDVEPGKPAQPQNLILFGPPGTGKTFALQPYLRENNSFITFHPSYSYEEFVEGIRPEVFSGQMSYRIRKGIFHKACVSAVQQAGYSTLADCLHDSPENRSRKLKKAPAYYLLIDEVNRANVASVFGELITLLETDKRLGAENELLLTLPYSQERFGVPSNLFIVATMNTTDRSIALLDIALRRRFSFREMLPDPTILGIIDDVDLGQLLRTINERIEYLLDRDHQIGHAYLTSVETHADLCEVFRDRIIPLLQEYFFNDWEKIQLILGDNPAWGKDPDLRLIRIKKKYTTVAASKLFGETPDSIDEMVTYEINSNLQTGDYEQVPTDTFVRIYQKP; encoded by the coding sequence TTGACTGACATCCCGCAACAAGCACTCATTGAACGTATTCGCGACATTGGTCATCCCGAAGCGGTCCGGCGGTTCTTTGGGTTGCTAAAGGAGTTGATCGACATTGTTAACCTGCCCAATGGTGATGCCCGACTGGCGTTTACCGTACGACAGGAGAAAACGGCTATCATTGCCAATATTAATTATTTTCAGGCCCTTCGTATTCAGCGACCACGCCGTGTAGGTCCGCGCGGTGCCGAAGTAGAATATCACCTGACGGTTAAGAAATCCTGCCAGGATCGGCTGAGTAGTATAGAAGAGCTGGTTTTCGAGCCATTAACCGAGAAGTCCGATTATCTGGCCGTCATCATTGGGCAATCGAATGTCCATTTGCTGTATCAGCCTGCTCTGCGAACCTGCTGGGAAGACTGCCTGCTCGAACTGGTCGAGAGCAGCAAGCGGGGCCCGCACTCTGCCCGGCATAACACCGATGTATATCGGGCGGCCGAAGACGAAGCTTTCCTGACGGAGTTGATGCGGCTTGCTGATGACCCAACCCTCAGCGACCGTTTTCCGAATGGCCTTGCGGTTGAGGAGCCGGAAGCAGAATATGACGTTGAACCGGGAAAGCCTGCTCAGCCACAAAACCTGATCTTGTTTGGGCCTCCCGGTACGGGGAAAACATTTGCGCTACAGCCGTATCTACGCGAAAACAACTCGTTTATCACCTTTCATCCGTCCTACAGCTACGAAGAATTCGTAGAGGGTATCCGACCTGAAGTGTTTAGCGGGCAAATGAGTTACCGGATTCGCAAGGGCATTTTCCATAAAGCCTGTGTCTCTGCCGTTCAGCAGGCGGGGTACAGTACATTGGCCGATTGCCTGCACGACTCGCCGGAAAACCGAAGCCGGAAGCTGAAAAAAGCGCCCGCTTATTATTTGCTGATCGACGAAGTCAACCGCGCCAATGTGGCCAGCGTGTTTGGTGAGCTGATTACACTCCTTGAAACCGATAAACGACTCGGTGCTGAAAATGAGCTCTTGTTGACGTTACCTTATTCGCAGGAGCGGTTTGGTGTGCCGTCGAATCTGTTCATCGTGGCTACCATGAATACCACCGACCGGTCGATTGCCTTGCTGGACATTGCTCTGCGACGCCGGTTTTCGTTTCGCGAAATGCTGCCTGATCCGACGATTCTGGGCATAATTGATGATGTCGATTTAGGTCAGCTACTACGCACAATCAACGAACGGATTGAGTATTTACTTGATCGTGATCATCAGATCGGCCATGCTTATCTGACCAGCGTCGAAACCCACGCTGACCTTTGTGAGGTGTTTCGCGATCGAATCATTCCCTTATTACAGGAGTATTTTTTTAACGATTGGGAAAAGATCCAGTTAATCCTGGGCGACAATCCCGCGTGGGGGAAAGATCCTGACCTGCGCCTGATTCGGATTAAAAAGAAATACACCACTGTAGCAGCCAGCAAGTTATTCGGGGAAACGCCAGATTCGATAGACGAAATGGTTACCTACGAAATTAATTCCAACCTACAGACGGGTGATTACGAACAAGTGCCGACTGACACGTTCGTCAGGATTTATCAGAAGCCGTAA
- a CDS encoding Gfo/Idh/MocA family protein: MPDPIRIAIIGPGKVAHLHAKAVLETPDAELVAVYGRTYQKAEDFANQYGIRAYSDVYDMVDRENVDLCLVCTTHPAHREPTVAALNAGSHVLVEKPLASTLEDCDAMIEAAKRNNRQLGVISQRRFYEPSQRIRQAIDAGKLGTPVLGTIQMLGWRSEAYYQSDAWRGTWADEGGGVLVNQSPHQLDLLLWYMGEIDEVFGVWRNLNHPYIEVDDTALAIVKFKNGGLGNIIVSNSQKPGIFGKVHVHGQNGASVGVQTDGGALFIAGMSTITDPPVNDLWTVPGEENLLAQFIADDTAFFNTIDATVHYFGIQIAEFCDAIRAGRAPSVTGEDGRKVVALFQAIYESTRTGSPVKF; encoded by the coding sequence ATGCCTGATCCCATACGCATTGCCATCATTGGCCCCGGTAAAGTGGCCCACCTCCACGCGAAAGCCGTTTTGGAAACACCCGATGCCGAATTAGTTGCCGTTTATGGCCGGACCTATCAGAAAGCAGAAGACTTCGCCAATCAGTACGGAATTCGCGCTTACAGCGATGTGTATGACATGGTCGACCGGGAGAATGTTGACCTGTGCCTTGTTTGCACAACGCACCCGGCTCATCGTGAACCTACTGTGGCGGCTCTTAACGCCGGGTCGCACGTGTTGGTCGAGAAACCACTGGCGTCGACGCTCGAAGATTGTGATGCCATGATCGAAGCTGCCAAACGCAATAACCGTCAGTTGGGCGTCATTAGCCAGCGCCGGTTTTATGAACCCAGCCAGCGCATTCGGCAAGCCATTGATGCGGGTAAACTAGGGACACCGGTTCTCGGAACGATTCAGATGCTAGGATGGCGCAGCGAGGCCTATTACCAAAGCGATGCCTGGCGCGGAACCTGGGCCGATGAGGGTGGGGGCGTTCTGGTCAATCAATCGCCCCACCAATTGGATTTGCTGCTCTGGTATATGGGCGAAATTGACGAAGTGTTTGGCGTTTGGCGCAACCTGAATCACCCTTATATCGAGGTAGATGATACGGCGCTGGCCATCGTGAAATTTAAAAATGGCGGCCTGGGCAATATCATTGTCAGTAATTCGCAGAAACCCGGCATATTCGGAAAGGTCCATGTACATGGGCAAAACGGCGCATCGGTGGGTGTGCAAACGGATGGCGGAGCCTTGTTTATTGCCGGTATGTCGACCATTACCGATCCACCCGTCAATGACCTCTGGACAGTACCGGGCGAAGAGAATTTACTGGCCCAGTTCATTGCCGATGATACCGCCTTCTTCAACACAATCGACGCGACCGTTCATTATTTTGGTATTCAGATCGCTGAGTTCTGCGACGCTATCCGGGCCGGTCGGGCGCCTTCCGTAACGGGCGAGGATGGGCGTAAGGTCGTGGCTCTCTTCCAAGCTATTTATGAATCAACCCGGACGGGCTCACCTGTAAAATTTTAA
- a CDS encoding galactitol-1-phosphate 5-dehydrogenase: MKALVLTQYNQLDLQDVPKPTIRPNEVLVRVKAVGICGSDVHGMDGSSGRRIPPIVMGHEASGIIAEVGSDVRNWATGDRVTFDSTVYALDDWYSRRGQYNLSDGREVVGVSTPDFKRNGAFAEYVSVPQHILYAVPDNVSFTQAALVEPVAVALHAVSLTPIQINDSAVVVGAGMIGLFVIQALKLAGCDTIIAIDLDEDRLALAQKLGATHTINAGVTDPQHGDVLTQVQNLTHGRGADVSFEVVGAGPSVKTAIDCVRKGATVTLVGNLAPTVEIPLQAVVTRQLRLQGSCAINGEYEAALALISSGRINVGAILSAEVPLEEGADWFKRLYDKEKGLIKVVLKP, translated from the coding sequence ATGAAAGCACTCGTTCTTACTCAATACAATCAGCTCGATTTACAGGATGTGCCTAAACCAACTATTCGACCCAACGAGGTATTGGTGCGAGTAAAGGCCGTCGGGATTTGCGGCTCCGATGTGCATGGCATGGATGGAAGTAGCGGTCGACGCATTCCGCCCATCGTCATGGGCCATGAAGCCAGCGGAATCATCGCCGAAGTGGGCAGTGACGTGCGCAACTGGGCCACTGGAGACCGCGTTACCTTCGACTCAACAGTATATGCCCTCGATGACTGGTATAGCCGACGGGGACAGTATAACCTCAGCGATGGCCGCGAAGTCGTGGGTGTATCAACGCCGGACTTCAAGCGCAATGGTGCCTTTGCCGAATATGTCTCGGTGCCACAACATATCTTATACGCTGTTCCCGACAATGTCAGCTTTACCCAGGCTGCTTTAGTTGAGCCGGTGGCGGTCGCCCTACATGCAGTTAGTTTGACGCCTATTCAAATCAACGATTCCGCAGTGGTCGTTGGGGCTGGCATGATTGGCCTTTTTGTTATTCAGGCGCTCAAACTGGCGGGTTGTGATACGATCATCGCCATTGATCTGGATGAGGATCGGCTCGCCCTGGCGCAGAAGCTGGGCGCTACACATACGATCAATGCCGGAGTAACTGATCCTCAGCATGGCGATGTGCTAACGCAGGTTCAAAATCTCACCCACGGGCGTGGTGCTGATGTTTCCTTTGAAGTTGTCGGAGCAGGGCCAAGCGTCAAAACAGCCATCGACTGCGTTCGGAAAGGCGCTACCGTGACCCTAGTGGGTAATCTGGCTCCAACGGTCGAGATTCCGTTGCAGGCCGTTGTGACCCGGCAATTGCGGTTGCAGGGCTCCTGCGCCATCAACGGCGAATACGAGGCCGCGCTGGCCCTGATTTCATCCGGTCGTATTAATGTCGGAGCCATTCTGAGTGCTGAAGTGCCACTGGAAGAAGGCGCTGACTGGTTTAAACGACTCTACGACAAAGAAAAAGGATTAATTAAAGTAGTCCTGAAACCGTAA